A window of the Loxodonta africana isolate mLoxAfr1 chromosome 3, mLoxAfr1.hap2, whole genome shotgun sequence genome harbors these coding sequences:
- the PLK3 gene encoding serine/threonine-protein kinase PLK3 isoform X4, giving the protein MEPAAGFLSQRPFPRAAAPPSSPAGPGPPRSAVPGPELEVLAGAPAPDPGRLITDPRSGRTYFKGRLLGKGGFARCYEATDTETGSAYAVKVIPQSRVAKPHQREKILNEIELHRDLQHRHIVRFSHHFEDADNIYIFLELCSRKSLAHIWKARHTLLEPEVRYYLRQILSGLKYLHQRGILHRDLKLGNFFITENMELKVGDFGLAARLEPPEQRKKTICGTPNYVAPEVLLRQGHGPEADVWSLGCVMYTLLCGSPPFETADLKETYRCIKQVHYTLPASLSLPARQLLTAILRASPRDRPSIDQILRHDFFTKGYTPDKLPVTSCMTVPDLTPPNPARSLFAKVTKSLFGRKKNKSKNHPEERDEVSCLVSGLVRTSLGQQDARPEAPAASGPAPVSLVETAPEDSSPRGTLASSGDGFEEGPTVATVVESALCALRNCVAFMPPGKAGVQVVGMMMGVIWLAGQEQVFTASFPMTAEQNPAPLAQPEPLVWVSKWVDYSNKFGFGYQLSSRRVAVLFNDGTHMALSANRKTVHYNPTSTKHFSFSVGTVPRALQPQLGVLRYFATYMEQHLMKGGDLPSVEEVEVPAPPLLLQWVKTDQALLMVFSDGTVQVNFYGDHTKLILSGWEPLLVTFVSRNRSACTYLASHLRQLGCSPDLRQRLCYALHLLRDRSPA; this is encoded by the exons ATGGAGCCCGCCGCCGGCTTCCTGTCCCAGCGCCCCTTCCCGCGCGCTGCCGCCCCGCCCTCGTCCCCCGCCGGGCCCGGGCCGCCTCGAAGTGCGGTGCCGGGACCTGAGCTGGAGGTGCTGGCCGGGGCACCGGCGCCGGACCCTGGGCGTCTCATCACGGACCCGCGCAGCGGCCGCACCTACTTCAAAGGCCGCCTGTTGGGCAAG GGGGGCTTCGCTCGCTGCTACGAGGCCACTGACACAGAGACTGGCAGCGCCTACGCGGTCAAAGTCATCCCGCAGAGCCGCGTCGCCAAGCCGCATCAGCGCGAGAAG ATCCTAAACGAGATTGAGCTGCACCGAGATCTGCAGCACCGCCACATCGTGCGTTTCTCACACCACTTTGAGGATGCTGACAACATATACATTTTCCTGGAGCTGTGCAGCCGAAAG TCCCTAGCCCACATCTGGAAGGCCCGACACACCCTTTTGGAGCCAGAGGTGCGTTACTACCTAAGGCAGATCCTTTCAGGCCTCAAGTACCTGCACCAGCGGGGGATCTTGCACCGGGATCTCAAGCTGG GAAATTTTTTCATCACTGAGAACATGGAGCTGAAGGTGGGGGATTTTGGACTGGCTGCCCGGTTGGAGCCCCCAGAGCAGAGGAAGAA GACCATCTGTGGCACCCCCAACTATGTGGCTCCAGAAGTGTTGCTGAGACAGGGCCATGGCCCCGAGGCAGATGTGTGGTCGCTGGGCTGTGTCAT GTATACACTGCTGTGTGGGAGCCCCCCCTTTGAGACAGCTGACCTGAAGGAGACATACCGCTGCATCAAGCAGGTTCACTACACGCTGCCTGCTAGCCTTTCACTGCCTGCCCGGCAGCTCCTGACTGCCATTCTACGGGCCTCGCCCCGAGACCGCCCCTCGATCGACCAGATCTTGCGCCATGACTTCTTTACCAAG GGCTACACCCCTGACAAGCTTCCTGTCACTAGCTGCATGACTGTCCCGGACCTGACACCCCCCAACCCGGCCAGGAGTCTCTTTGCCAAGGTTACCAAGAGCCTCTTTGGCAGGAAGAAGAACAAGA GCAAGAACCATCCTGAGGAGCGGGACGAGGTCTCCTGTTTGGTGAGCGGCCTCGTGCGGACATCCCTTGGCCAACAGGATGCCAGGCCTGAG GCTCCAGCAGCCTCTGGTCCAGCCCCTGTCAGCCTGGTAGAGACAGCACCTGAAGACAGCTCACCCCGTGGGACGCTGGCAAGCAGTGGAGATG GGTTTGAAGAAGGTCCAACTGTGGCCACAGTGGTGGAGTCAGCCCTCTGTGCTCTGAGAAACTGTGTGGCTTTCATGCCTCCAGGTAAGGCTGGGGTCCAGGTCGTTGGAATGATGATGGGAGTTATTTGGCTGGCAGGCCAGGAACAGGTCTTCACTGCCTCCTTTCCCATGACAGCGGAACAGAACCCGGCCCCCCTGGCACAGCCAGAGCCTCTGGTGTGGGTCAGCAAGTGGGTTGACTACTCCAACAAGTTTGGCTTTGGGTATCAACTGTCCAGCCGCCGTGTGGCTGTGCTCTTCAATGATGGCACACACATGGCCCTGTCAGCCAATAGAAA GACTGTGCACTACAACCCCACCAGCACAAAGCACTTCTCCTTCTCTGTGGGCACTGTGCCCCGGGCCCTGCAGCCTCAGCTGGGTGTCCTGCGGTATTTTGCCACCTATATGGAACAGCACCTCATGAAG GGTGGAGATCTGCCCAGTGTGGAAGAGGTGGAGGTGCCTGCCCCCCCATTGCTGCTGCAGTGGGTCAAGACTGATCAGGCCCTACTCATGGTGTTTAGTGATGGCACTGTCCAG GTGAACTTCTATGGGGACCACACCAAGCTGATCCTCAGTGGCTGGGAGCCTCTCCTTGTGACTTTTGTGTCCCGAAATCGCAGTGCTTGTACTTACCTTGCTTCCCACCTTCGGCAGCTGGGCTGCTCCCCAGACCTACGGCAACGGCTCTGCTATGCTCTGCACCTGCTCCGGGACCGCAGTCCTGCCTAG
- the PLK3 gene encoding serine/threonine-protein kinase PLK3 isoform X2 → MEPAAGFLSQRPFPRAAAPPSSPAGPGPPRSAVPGPELEVLAGAPAPDPGRLITDPRSGRTYFKGRLLGKGGFARCYEATDTETGSAYAVKVIPQSRVAKPHQREKILNEIELHRDLQHRHIVRFSHHFEDADNIYIFLELCSRKSLAHIWKARHTLLEPEVRYYLRQILSGLKYLHQRGILHRDLKLGNFFITENMELKVGDFGLAARLEPPEQRKKTICGTPNYVAPEVLLRQGHGPEADVWSLGCVMYTLLCGSPPFETADLKETYRCIKQVHYTLPASLSLPARQLLTAILRASPRDRPSIDQILRHDFFTKGYTPDKLPVTSCMTVPDLTPPNPARSLFAKVTKSLFGRKKNKSKNHPEERDEVSCLVSGLVRTSLGQQDARPEAPAASGPAPVSLVETAPEDSSPRGTLASSGDGFEEGPTVATVVESALCALRNCVAFMPPAEQNPAPLAQPEPLVWVSKWVDYSNKFGFGYQLSSRRVAVLFNDGTHMALSANRKTVHYNPTSTKHFSFSVGTVPRALQPQLGVLRYFATYMEQHLMKGGDLPSVEEVEVPAPPLLLQWVKTDQALLMVFSDGTVQVRATPSIGGKVWETQGAGKETGPGAAALIMLPSCAQVNFYGDHTKLILSGWEPLLVTFVSRNRSACTYLASHLRQLGCSPDLRQRLCYALHLLRDRSPA, encoded by the exons ATGGAGCCCGCCGCCGGCTTCCTGTCCCAGCGCCCCTTCCCGCGCGCTGCCGCCCCGCCCTCGTCCCCCGCCGGGCCCGGGCCGCCTCGAAGTGCGGTGCCGGGACCTGAGCTGGAGGTGCTGGCCGGGGCACCGGCGCCGGACCCTGGGCGTCTCATCACGGACCCGCGCAGCGGCCGCACCTACTTCAAAGGCCGCCTGTTGGGCAAG GGGGGCTTCGCTCGCTGCTACGAGGCCACTGACACAGAGACTGGCAGCGCCTACGCGGTCAAAGTCATCCCGCAGAGCCGCGTCGCCAAGCCGCATCAGCGCGAGAAG ATCCTAAACGAGATTGAGCTGCACCGAGATCTGCAGCACCGCCACATCGTGCGTTTCTCACACCACTTTGAGGATGCTGACAACATATACATTTTCCTGGAGCTGTGCAGCCGAAAG TCCCTAGCCCACATCTGGAAGGCCCGACACACCCTTTTGGAGCCAGAGGTGCGTTACTACCTAAGGCAGATCCTTTCAGGCCTCAAGTACCTGCACCAGCGGGGGATCTTGCACCGGGATCTCAAGCTGG GAAATTTTTTCATCACTGAGAACATGGAGCTGAAGGTGGGGGATTTTGGACTGGCTGCCCGGTTGGAGCCCCCAGAGCAGAGGAAGAA GACCATCTGTGGCACCCCCAACTATGTGGCTCCAGAAGTGTTGCTGAGACAGGGCCATGGCCCCGAGGCAGATGTGTGGTCGCTGGGCTGTGTCAT GTATACACTGCTGTGTGGGAGCCCCCCCTTTGAGACAGCTGACCTGAAGGAGACATACCGCTGCATCAAGCAGGTTCACTACACGCTGCCTGCTAGCCTTTCACTGCCTGCCCGGCAGCTCCTGACTGCCATTCTACGGGCCTCGCCCCGAGACCGCCCCTCGATCGACCAGATCTTGCGCCATGACTTCTTTACCAAG GGCTACACCCCTGACAAGCTTCCTGTCACTAGCTGCATGACTGTCCCGGACCTGACACCCCCCAACCCGGCCAGGAGTCTCTTTGCCAAGGTTACCAAGAGCCTCTTTGGCAGGAAGAAGAACAAGA GCAAGAACCATCCTGAGGAGCGGGACGAGGTCTCCTGTTTGGTGAGCGGCCTCGTGCGGACATCCCTTGGCCAACAGGATGCCAGGCCTGAG GCTCCAGCAGCCTCTGGTCCAGCCCCTGTCAGCCTGGTAGAGACAGCACCTGAAGACAGCTCACCCCGTGGGACGCTGGCAAGCAGTGGAGATG GGTTTGAAGAAGGTCCAACTGTGGCCACAGTGGTGGAGTCAGCCCTCTGTGCTCTGAGAAACTGTGTGGCTTTCATGCCTCCAG CGGAACAGAACCCGGCCCCCCTGGCACAGCCAGAGCCTCTGGTGTGGGTCAGCAAGTGGGTTGACTACTCCAACAAGTTTGGCTTTGGGTATCAACTGTCCAGCCGCCGTGTGGCTGTGCTCTTCAATGATGGCACACACATGGCCCTGTCAGCCAATAGAAA GACTGTGCACTACAACCCCACCAGCACAAAGCACTTCTCCTTCTCTGTGGGCACTGTGCCCCGGGCCCTGCAGCCTCAGCTGGGTGTCCTGCGGTATTTTGCCACCTATATGGAACAGCACCTCATGAAG GGTGGAGATCTGCCCAGTGTGGAAGAGGTGGAGGTGCCTGCCCCCCCATTGCTGCTGCAGTGGGTCAAGACTGATCAGGCCCTACTCATGGTGTTTAGTGATGGCACTGTCCAGGTAAGAGCCACTCCTAGCATTGGGGGGAAGGTTTGGGAGACCCAGGGCGCTGGGAAAGAGACTGGTCCTGGAGCTGCGGCCCTGATCATGCTGCCCTCCTGTGCACAGGTGAACTTCTATGGGGACCACACCAAGCTGATCCTCAGTGGCTGGGAGCCTCTCCTTGTGACTTTTGTGTCCCGAAATCGCAGTGCTTGTACTTACCTTGCTTCCCACCTTCGGCAGCTGGGCTGCTCCCCAGACCTACGGCAACGGCTCTGCTATGCTCTGCACCTGCTCCGGGACCGCAGTCCTGCCTAG
- the PLK3 gene encoding serine/threonine-protein kinase PLK3 isoform X3, with protein MEPAAGFLSQRPFPRAAAPPSSPAGPGPPRSAVPGPELEVLAGAPAPDPGRLITDPRSGRTYFKGRLLGKGGFARCYEATDTETGSAYAVKVIPQSRVAKPHQREKILNEIELHRDLQHRHIVRFSHHFEDADNIYIFLELCSRKSLAHIWKARHTLLEPEVRYYLRQILSGLKYLHQRGILHRDLKLGNFFITENMELKVGDFGLAARLEPPEQRKKYTLLCGSPPFETADLKETYRCIKQVHYTLPASLSLPARQLLTAILRASPRDRPSIDQILRHDFFTKGYTPDKLPVTSCMTVPDLTPPNPARSLFAKVTKSLFGRKKNKSKNHPEERDEVSCLVSGLVRTSLGQQDARPEAPAASGPAPVSLVETAPEDSSPRGTLASSGDGFEEGPTVATVVESALCALRNCVAFMPPGKAGVQVVGMMMGVIWLAGQEQVFTASFPMTAEQNPAPLAQPEPLVWVSKWVDYSNKFGFGYQLSSRRVAVLFNDGTHMALSANRKTVHYNPTSTKHFSFSVGTVPRALQPQLGVLRYFATYMEQHLMKGGDLPSVEEVEVPAPPLLLQWVKTDQALLMVFSDGTVQVRATPSIGGKVWETQGAGKETGPGAAALIMLPSCAQVNFYGDHTKLILSGWEPLLVTFVSRNRSACTYLASHLRQLGCSPDLRQRLCYALHLLRDRSPA; from the exons ATGGAGCCCGCCGCCGGCTTCCTGTCCCAGCGCCCCTTCCCGCGCGCTGCCGCCCCGCCCTCGTCCCCCGCCGGGCCCGGGCCGCCTCGAAGTGCGGTGCCGGGACCTGAGCTGGAGGTGCTGGCCGGGGCACCGGCGCCGGACCCTGGGCGTCTCATCACGGACCCGCGCAGCGGCCGCACCTACTTCAAAGGCCGCCTGTTGGGCAAG GGGGGCTTCGCTCGCTGCTACGAGGCCACTGACACAGAGACTGGCAGCGCCTACGCGGTCAAAGTCATCCCGCAGAGCCGCGTCGCCAAGCCGCATCAGCGCGAGAAG ATCCTAAACGAGATTGAGCTGCACCGAGATCTGCAGCACCGCCACATCGTGCGTTTCTCACACCACTTTGAGGATGCTGACAACATATACATTTTCCTGGAGCTGTGCAGCCGAAAG TCCCTAGCCCACATCTGGAAGGCCCGACACACCCTTTTGGAGCCAGAGGTGCGTTACTACCTAAGGCAGATCCTTTCAGGCCTCAAGTACCTGCACCAGCGGGGGATCTTGCACCGGGATCTCAAGCTGG GAAATTTTTTCATCACTGAGAACATGGAGCTGAAGGTGGGGGATTTTGGACTGGCTGCCCGGTTGGAGCCCCCAGAGCAGAGGAAGAA GTATACACTGCTGTGTGGGAGCCCCCCCTTTGAGACAGCTGACCTGAAGGAGACATACCGCTGCATCAAGCAGGTTCACTACACGCTGCCTGCTAGCCTTTCACTGCCTGCCCGGCAGCTCCTGACTGCCATTCTACGGGCCTCGCCCCGAGACCGCCCCTCGATCGACCAGATCTTGCGCCATGACTTCTTTACCAAG GGCTACACCCCTGACAAGCTTCCTGTCACTAGCTGCATGACTGTCCCGGACCTGACACCCCCCAACCCGGCCAGGAGTCTCTTTGCCAAGGTTACCAAGAGCCTCTTTGGCAGGAAGAAGAACAAGA GCAAGAACCATCCTGAGGAGCGGGACGAGGTCTCCTGTTTGGTGAGCGGCCTCGTGCGGACATCCCTTGGCCAACAGGATGCCAGGCCTGAG GCTCCAGCAGCCTCTGGTCCAGCCCCTGTCAGCCTGGTAGAGACAGCACCTGAAGACAGCTCACCCCGTGGGACGCTGGCAAGCAGTGGAGATG GGTTTGAAGAAGGTCCAACTGTGGCCACAGTGGTGGAGTCAGCCCTCTGTGCTCTGAGAAACTGTGTGGCTTTCATGCCTCCAGGTAAGGCTGGGGTCCAGGTCGTTGGAATGATGATGGGAGTTATTTGGCTGGCAGGCCAGGAACAGGTCTTCACTGCCTCCTTTCCCATGACAGCGGAACAGAACCCGGCCCCCCTGGCACAGCCAGAGCCTCTGGTGTGGGTCAGCAAGTGGGTTGACTACTCCAACAAGTTTGGCTTTGGGTATCAACTGTCCAGCCGCCGTGTGGCTGTGCTCTTCAATGATGGCACACACATGGCCCTGTCAGCCAATAGAAA GACTGTGCACTACAACCCCACCAGCACAAAGCACTTCTCCTTCTCTGTGGGCACTGTGCCCCGGGCCCTGCAGCCTCAGCTGGGTGTCCTGCGGTATTTTGCCACCTATATGGAACAGCACCTCATGAAG GGTGGAGATCTGCCCAGTGTGGAAGAGGTGGAGGTGCCTGCCCCCCCATTGCTGCTGCAGTGGGTCAAGACTGATCAGGCCCTACTCATGGTGTTTAGTGATGGCACTGTCCAGGTAAGAGCCACTCCTAGCATTGGGGGGAAGGTTTGGGAGACCCAGGGCGCTGGGAAAGAGACTGGTCCTGGAGCTGCGGCCCTGATCATGCTGCCCTCCTGTGCACAGGTGAACTTCTATGGGGACCACACCAAGCTGATCCTCAGTGGCTGGGAGCCTCTCCTTGTGACTTTTGTGTCCCGAAATCGCAGTGCTTGTACTTACCTTGCTTCCCACCTTCGGCAGCTGGGCTGCTCCCCAGACCTACGGCAACGGCTCTGCTATGCTCTGCACCTGCTCCGGGACCGCAGTCCTGCCTAG
- the PLK3 gene encoding serine/threonine-protein kinase PLK3 isoform X1, which yields MEPAAGFLSQRPFPRAAAPPSSPAGPGPPRSAVPGPELEVLAGAPAPDPGRLITDPRSGRTYFKGRLLGKGGFARCYEATDTETGSAYAVKVIPQSRVAKPHQREKILNEIELHRDLQHRHIVRFSHHFEDADNIYIFLELCSRKSLAHIWKARHTLLEPEVRYYLRQILSGLKYLHQRGILHRDLKLGNFFITENMELKVGDFGLAARLEPPEQRKKTICGTPNYVAPEVLLRQGHGPEADVWSLGCVMYTLLCGSPPFETADLKETYRCIKQVHYTLPASLSLPARQLLTAILRASPRDRPSIDQILRHDFFTKGYTPDKLPVTSCMTVPDLTPPNPARSLFAKVTKSLFGRKKNKSKNHPEERDEVSCLVSGLVRTSLGQQDARPEAPAASGPAPVSLVETAPEDSSPRGTLASSGDGFEEGPTVATVVESALCALRNCVAFMPPGKAGVQVVGMMMGVIWLAGQEQVFTASFPMTAEQNPAPLAQPEPLVWVSKWVDYSNKFGFGYQLSSRRVAVLFNDGTHMALSANRKTVHYNPTSTKHFSFSVGTVPRALQPQLGVLRYFATYMEQHLMKGGDLPSVEEVEVPAPPLLLQWVKTDQALLMVFSDGTVQVRATPSIGGKVWETQGAGKETGPGAAALIMLPSCAQVNFYGDHTKLILSGWEPLLVTFVSRNRSACTYLASHLRQLGCSPDLRQRLCYALHLLRDRSPA from the exons ATGGAGCCCGCCGCCGGCTTCCTGTCCCAGCGCCCCTTCCCGCGCGCTGCCGCCCCGCCCTCGTCCCCCGCCGGGCCCGGGCCGCCTCGAAGTGCGGTGCCGGGACCTGAGCTGGAGGTGCTGGCCGGGGCACCGGCGCCGGACCCTGGGCGTCTCATCACGGACCCGCGCAGCGGCCGCACCTACTTCAAAGGCCGCCTGTTGGGCAAG GGGGGCTTCGCTCGCTGCTACGAGGCCACTGACACAGAGACTGGCAGCGCCTACGCGGTCAAAGTCATCCCGCAGAGCCGCGTCGCCAAGCCGCATCAGCGCGAGAAG ATCCTAAACGAGATTGAGCTGCACCGAGATCTGCAGCACCGCCACATCGTGCGTTTCTCACACCACTTTGAGGATGCTGACAACATATACATTTTCCTGGAGCTGTGCAGCCGAAAG TCCCTAGCCCACATCTGGAAGGCCCGACACACCCTTTTGGAGCCAGAGGTGCGTTACTACCTAAGGCAGATCCTTTCAGGCCTCAAGTACCTGCACCAGCGGGGGATCTTGCACCGGGATCTCAAGCTGG GAAATTTTTTCATCACTGAGAACATGGAGCTGAAGGTGGGGGATTTTGGACTGGCTGCCCGGTTGGAGCCCCCAGAGCAGAGGAAGAA GACCATCTGTGGCACCCCCAACTATGTGGCTCCAGAAGTGTTGCTGAGACAGGGCCATGGCCCCGAGGCAGATGTGTGGTCGCTGGGCTGTGTCAT GTATACACTGCTGTGTGGGAGCCCCCCCTTTGAGACAGCTGACCTGAAGGAGACATACCGCTGCATCAAGCAGGTTCACTACACGCTGCCTGCTAGCCTTTCACTGCCTGCCCGGCAGCTCCTGACTGCCATTCTACGGGCCTCGCCCCGAGACCGCCCCTCGATCGACCAGATCTTGCGCCATGACTTCTTTACCAAG GGCTACACCCCTGACAAGCTTCCTGTCACTAGCTGCATGACTGTCCCGGACCTGACACCCCCCAACCCGGCCAGGAGTCTCTTTGCCAAGGTTACCAAGAGCCTCTTTGGCAGGAAGAAGAACAAGA GCAAGAACCATCCTGAGGAGCGGGACGAGGTCTCCTGTTTGGTGAGCGGCCTCGTGCGGACATCCCTTGGCCAACAGGATGCCAGGCCTGAG GCTCCAGCAGCCTCTGGTCCAGCCCCTGTCAGCCTGGTAGAGACAGCACCTGAAGACAGCTCACCCCGTGGGACGCTGGCAAGCAGTGGAGATG GGTTTGAAGAAGGTCCAACTGTGGCCACAGTGGTGGAGTCAGCCCTCTGTGCTCTGAGAAACTGTGTGGCTTTCATGCCTCCAGGTAAGGCTGGGGTCCAGGTCGTTGGAATGATGATGGGAGTTATTTGGCTGGCAGGCCAGGAACAGGTCTTCACTGCCTCCTTTCCCATGACAGCGGAACAGAACCCGGCCCCCCTGGCACAGCCAGAGCCTCTGGTGTGGGTCAGCAAGTGGGTTGACTACTCCAACAAGTTTGGCTTTGGGTATCAACTGTCCAGCCGCCGTGTGGCTGTGCTCTTCAATGATGGCACACACATGGCCCTGTCAGCCAATAGAAA GACTGTGCACTACAACCCCACCAGCACAAAGCACTTCTCCTTCTCTGTGGGCACTGTGCCCCGGGCCCTGCAGCCTCAGCTGGGTGTCCTGCGGTATTTTGCCACCTATATGGAACAGCACCTCATGAAG GGTGGAGATCTGCCCAGTGTGGAAGAGGTGGAGGTGCCTGCCCCCCCATTGCTGCTGCAGTGGGTCAAGACTGATCAGGCCCTACTCATGGTGTTTAGTGATGGCACTGTCCAGGTAAGAGCCACTCCTAGCATTGGGGGGAAGGTTTGGGAGACCCAGGGCGCTGGGAAAGAGACTGGTCCTGGAGCTGCGGCCCTGATCATGCTGCCCTCCTGTGCACAGGTGAACTTCTATGGGGACCACACCAAGCTGATCCTCAGTGGCTGGGAGCCTCTCCTTGTGACTTTTGTGTCCCGAAATCGCAGTGCTTGTACTTACCTTGCTTCCCACCTTCGGCAGCTGGGCTGCTCCCCAGACCTACGGCAACGGCTCTGCTATGCTCTGCACCTGCTCCGGGACCGCAGTCCTGCCTAG
- the PLK3 gene encoding serine/threonine-protein kinase PLK3 isoform X5 translates to MEPAAGFLSQRPFPRAAAPPSSPAGPGPPRSAVPGPELEVLAGAPAPDPGRLITDPRSGRTYFKGRLLGKGGFARCYEATDTETGSAYAVKVIPQSRVAKPHQREKILNEIELHRDLQHRHIVRFSHHFEDADNIYIFLELCSRKSLAHIWKARHTLLEPEVRYYLRQILSGLKYLHQRGILHRDLKLGNFFITENMELKVGDFGLAARLEPPEQRKKTICGTPNYVAPEVLLRQGHGPEADVWSLGCVMYTLLCGSPPFETADLKETYRCIKQVHYTLPASLSLPARQLLTAILRASPRDRPSIDQILRHDFFTKGYTPDKLPVTSCMTVPDLTPPNPARSLFAKVTKSLFGRKKNKSKNHPEERDEVSCLVSGLVRTSLGQQDARPEAPAASGPAPVSLVETAPEDSSPRGTLASSGDGFEEGPTVATVVESALCALRNCVAFMPPAEQNPAPLAQPEPLVWVSKWVDYSNKFGFGYQLSSRRVAVLFNDGTHMALSANRKTVHYNPTSTKHFSFSVGTVPRALQPQLGVLRYFATYMEQHLMKGGDLPSVEEVEVPAPPLLLQWVKTDQALLMVFSDGTVQVNFYGDHTKLILSGWEPLLVTFVSRNRSACTYLASHLRQLGCSPDLRQRLCYALHLLRDRSPA, encoded by the exons ATGGAGCCCGCCGCCGGCTTCCTGTCCCAGCGCCCCTTCCCGCGCGCTGCCGCCCCGCCCTCGTCCCCCGCCGGGCCCGGGCCGCCTCGAAGTGCGGTGCCGGGACCTGAGCTGGAGGTGCTGGCCGGGGCACCGGCGCCGGACCCTGGGCGTCTCATCACGGACCCGCGCAGCGGCCGCACCTACTTCAAAGGCCGCCTGTTGGGCAAG GGGGGCTTCGCTCGCTGCTACGAGGCCACTGACACAGAGACTGGCAGCGCCTACGCGGTCAAAGTCATCCCGCAGAGCCGCGTCGCCAAGCCGCATCAGCGCGAGAAG ATCCTAAACGAGATTGAGCTGCACCGAGATCTGCAGCACCGCCACATCGTGCGTTTCTCACACCACTTTGAGGATGCTGACAACATATACATTTTCCTGGAGCTGTGCAGCCGAAAG TCCCTAGCCCACATCTGGAAGGCCCGACACACCCTTTTGGAGCCAGAGGTGCGTTACTACCTAAGGCAGATCCTTTCAGGCCTCAAGTACCTGCACCAGCGGGGGATCTTGCACCGGGATCTCAAGCTGG GAAATTTTTTCATCACTGAGAACATGGAGCTGAAGGTGGGGGATTTTGGACTGGCTGCCCGGTTGGAGCCCCCAGAGCAGAGGAAGAA GACCATCTGTGGCACCCCCAACTATGTGGCTCCAGAAGTGTTGCTGAGACAGGGCCATGGCCCCGAGGCAGATGTGTGGTCGCTGGGCTGTGTCAT GTATACACTGCTGTGTGGGAGCCCCCCCTTTGAGACAGCTGACCTGAAGGAGACATACCGCTGCATCAAGCAGGTTCACTACACGCTGCCTGCTAGCCTTTCACTGCCTGCCCGGCAGCTCCTGACTGCCATTCTACGGGCCTCGCCCCGAGACCGCCCCTCGATCGACCAGATCTTGCGCCATGACTTCTTTACCAAG GGCTACACCCCTGACAAGCTTCCTGTCACTAGCTGCATGACTGTCCCGGACCTGACACCCCCCAACCCGGCCAGGAGTCTCTTTGCCAAGGTTACCAAGAGCCTCTTTGGCAGGAAGAAGAACAAGA GCAAGAACCATCCTGAGGAGCGGGACGAGGTCTCCTGTTTGGTGAGCGGCCTCGTGCGGACATCCCTTGGCCAACAGGATGCCAGGCCTGAG GCTCCAGCAGCCTCTGGTCCAGCCCCTGTCAGCCTGGTAGAGACAGCACCTGAAGACAGCTCACCCCGTGGGACGCTGGCAAGCAGTGGAGATG GGTTTGAAGAAGGTCCAACTGTGGCCACAGTGGTGGAGTCAGCCCTCTGTGCTCTGAGAAACTGTGTGGCTTTCATGCCTCCAG CGGAACAGAACCCGGCCCCCCTGGCACAGCCAGAGCCTCTGGTGTGGGTCAGCAAGTGGGTTGACTACTCCAACAAGTTTGGCTTTGGGTATCAACTGTCCAGCCGCCGTGTGGCTGTGCTCTTCAATGATGGCACACACATGGCCCTGTCAGCCAATAGAAA GACTGTGCACTACAACCCCACCAGCACAAAGCACTTCTCCTTCTCTGTGGGCACTGTGCCCCGGGCCCTGCAGCCTCAGCTGGGTGTCCTGCGGTATTTTGCCACCTATATGGAACAGCACCTCATGAAG GGTGGAGATCTGCCCAGTGTGGAAGAGGTGGAGGTGCCTGCCCCCCCATTGCTGCTGCAGTGGGTCAAGACTGATCAGGCCCTACTCATGGTGTTTAGTGATGGCACTGTCCAG GTGAACTTCTATGGGGACCACACCAAGCTGATCCTCAGTGGCTGGGAGCCTCTCCTTGTGACTTTTGTGTCCCGAAATCGCAGTGCTTGTACTTACCTTGCTTCCCACCTTCGGCAGCTGGGCTGCTCCCCAGACCTACGGCAACGGCTCTGCTATGCTCTGCACCTGCTCCGGGACCGCAGTCCTGCCTAG